Proteins encoded within one genomic window of Lysinibacillus sphaericus:
- a CDS encoding chorismate mutase: MKEELLEEWRAEIDTINTKIVALLSERMEVCTEIAKYKYKYNVNMMQPKRIEEVLKKTSIVAKENNLNPKYIEDVFKIIINETCAVEDKLIKGMKANQ, encoded by the coding sequence ATGAAAGAAGAGTTACTTGAAGAGTGGAGAGCAGAAATCGATACGATTAACACTAAAATTGTTGCACTGTTATCGGAAAGAATGGAAGTATGCACAGAAATAGCAAAATATAAATACAAATACAATGTGAATATGATGCAGCCAAAAAGGATTGAAGAAGTATTAAAGAAAACAAGCATCGTAGCAAAAGAAAACAATTTAAATCCAAAATATATTGAGGATGTATTTAAAATTATTATTAATGAAACGTGTGCGGTTGAAGATAAGTTAATCAAAGGAATGAAAGCAAACCAATGA
- a CDS encoding ABC transporter ATP-binding protein: MIILETKDLMKIYGKGDTAVHALDGVSMKVENGEFVSIVGTSGSGKSTLLHMLGGLDRPTSGRVIVDGQELFKLKDEELTIFRRRKIGFVFQNYNLVPTLNVYENIVLPIGLDGNTPDKAYVDAIIHTLGLERKLQNMPNNLSGGQQQRVAIARALASKPAIILADEPTGNLDTKTSQDVLSLFKVTSRQFKQTIVMITHDEEIAQLADRIVRIEDGQIVDGGIHA; encoded by the coding sequence ATGATCATACTTGAAACAAAGGATTTAATGAAAATTTACGGGAAAGGGGATACTGCCGTTCATGCATTGGATGGCGTCAGTATGAAAGTGGAGAACGGTGAGTTTGTTTCGATTGTAGGTACTTCCGGTAGTGGCAAATCCACATTGCTTCATATGCTTGGCGGTCTTGATCGCCCGACTAGCGGAAGGGTGATTGTGGATGGTCAAGAACTTTTTAAGTTAAAGGATGAAGAACTTACGATTTTCCGCCGCCGAAAAATAGGCTTCGTTTTTCAAAATTATAATCTTGTCCCTACTTTAAATGTCTATGAAAACATTGTTCTTCCTATTGGCTTAGATGGCAATACGCCTGATAAAGCATATGTGGATGCCATTATTCACACGCTTGGTCTTGAGCGTAAACTTCAAAATATGCCCAATAATTTATCTGGAGGGCAGCAGCAGCGCGTTGCTATTGCTAGAGCTTTGGCATCAAAGCCTGCCATTATTTTAGCCGATGAGCCAACGGGAAACTTGGATACTAAAACCAGTCAAGATGTTCTGTCTTTATTTAAAGTAACAAGTAGACAATTCAAGCAAACGATTGTCATGATTACCCATGATGAGGAAATCGCACAGCTTGCAGACAGAATTGTCCGTATAGAAGACGGACAGATTGTAGATGGTGGTATCCATGCTTAA
- a CDS encoding sensor histidine kinase, with amino-acid sequence MMKKQKFIWMGFPIFITTLLIIYFFYLTMKYPLIGIEVLNKDKQYFVDTIYENSWGINQNIQPGDQILKVNNAHPSLHHSIIYFQRIELAESLTILNAANETVTFIVENGNKSLMLEVQLFVKILSVIIAIALAIILNTRHSEKSSSQVLTYFLLTIALCYSSAPISARGDVIGRSVNTITLPIFVILFIHFLYLHFSYSKLPFIKTCYLKVLYLLYFLIMAISFVSFVNKDLEISSTTIQLKFFSSLIFFLLFLLIRYYYINHEPNVRIKLKIMFSGYFIAFSPFILFYALPIIFHDRYIISAEITGIFIFIIPIILVYLQLTYELIDIDFFLNKIKYFTLLSLPFSILTTLIISFMTEVHLLSIEILILGIFIFYLSCILLYIKDYLDYKLNPHLFSKNNRLDISLYGFFQKVKFETNPFTLIDALQKQIKDVLSVDNLNYIQIEKRPAVDNWTVKTAHQSLVNNAIQKINWAQYSNGSLLKVHKGFATVIGSNGISKEIIYFEQKKNNAKLNPQEKAWLESISYFSSIVLENNYLIEELKCQLDSYKNNIDEVIMPTSYSKLLMHVTEKERINLSMDLHDSVLQGLLQLIRNIEGLIKHAEKSSISKELDCLKEDIIDIAHLVRETCIELRPPFLKEEGLEQALGHMIESTRQHCDFSIYFDYDGRLEGLSYEFEINIYRIVQELLNNARKHANANEVELSIFYDECHIILLYDDDGVGLLESSEMDTNKIGMFSIKERVRILNGTIEINSSLNKGLHICIII; translated from the coding sequence ATGATGAAAAAGCAAAAATTTATTTGGATGGGATTCCCCATTTTTATTACTACACTATTAATCATTTATTTTTTTTATCTTACAATGAAATATCCTTTAATTGGGATAGAGGTATTAAATAAAGATAAACAATACTTTGTAGATACTATTTATGAAAATTCATGGGGAATAAATCAAAATATCCAACCAGGTGACCAAATCTTAAAAGTCAATAACGCTCATCCTTCACTTCATCACTCTATCATTTATTTCCAACGAATAGAGTTAGCTGAGTCTCTAACTATTCTTAATGCTGCTAATGAAACTGTTACATTTATCGTTGAAAACGGAAATAAAAGTTTAATGCTTGAAGTGCAACTTTTCGTTAAAATTTTATCTGTCATCATTGCGATTGCGCTAGCAATCATATTGAATACCCGACATTCTGAAAAAAGTTCATCACAGGTTCTCACTTATTTTTTATTAACGATTGCGCTTTGTTATAGTAGCGCCCCGATTTCTGCAAGAGGAGATGTAATTGGACGTAGCGTCAATACGATCACGCTTCCAATATTCGTTATTTTATTTATACATTTTTTATATTTACATTTTTCTTATTCTAAACTTCCATTCATTAAAACCTGTTATCTTAAAGTATTATACCTTTTATATTTTCTTATTATGGCCATATCATTTGTCTCCTTTGTTAATAAAGACCTAGAAATTTCGAGTACGACTATTCAATTAAAATTTTTTTCGTCTTTAATATTTTTCTTACTATTTTTACTTATAAGGTACTATTATATTAACCATGAACCGAATGTACGCATTAAACTAAAAATAATGTTCTCAGGTTACTTTATTGCCTTCTCACCATTTATATTGTTTTATGCACTACCAATTATTTTCCACGATCGTTATATTATTTCTGCTGAAATAACAGGAATCTTTATTTTCATTATTCCTATTATTTTAGTTTATTTGCAATTGACCTATGAATTAATAGATATTGACTTCTTTTTAAATAAAATTAAATACTTTACGTTATTATCTTTACCATTTTCTATACTAACCACGCTTATAATAAGTTTTATGACTGAAGTACATCTATTATCGATTGAAATTCTTATACTGGGCATCTTTATATTCTATCTTTCTTGCATCTTGCTCTATATTAAAGATTATTTAGACTATAAATTAAATCCTCATTTATTTTCTAAAAATAATCGATTAGACATTAGCTTATATGGCTTTTTCCAAAAAGTGAAATTTGAAACCAATCCTTTTACATTGATTGACGCACTTCAAAAGCAAATTAAAGATGTACTTTCTGTTGATAACTTAAACTATATCCAAATTGAAAAAAGACCCGCAGTAGACAATTGGACTGTTAAAACGGCTCACCAAAGCCTCGTAAATAATGCCATTCAAAAAATTAATTGGGCGCAGTATTCAAATGGTTCCTTGCTTAAAGTACATAAAGGCTTCGCAACGGTTATCGGTAGTAACGGCATTAGTAAAGAAATTATCTATTTTGAACAAAAGAAAAATAATGCAAAACTGAACCCACAAGAAAAGGCGTGGCTAGAGTCGATATCTTATTTTTCAAGTATTGTTTTAGAAAATAATTACTTAATTGAAGAGTTGAAATGCCAACTCGACTCTTATAAAAATAATATTGATGAAGTAATCATGCCTACTTCCTATTCAAAACTGCTCATGCATGTGACCGAAAAAGAACGTATTAATTTATCCATGGATTTACATGACAGTGTTTTACAAGGCTTATTACAATTAATAAGAAATATAGAAGGACTTATTAAACATGCTGAAAAATCATCAATAAGTAAAGAGCTAGACTGTCTAAAAGAAGATATCATCGACATAGCTCATTTAGTACGAGAAACATGCATTGAACTTCGTCCTCCCTTTTTAAAAGAAGAAGGACTAGAACAAGCTTTAGGACATATGATTGAATCAACACGACAACATTGTGATTTTTCTATTTATTTTGATTATGATGGGCGGCTTGAAGGGCTTTCATATGAATTTGAAATTAATATTTATCGAATTGTTCAAGAACTACTCAACAATGCTCGTAAGCATGCGAATGCAAACGAAGTAGAACTTTCGATATTTTACGATGAATGCCATATCATTCTGCTATATGATGATGATGGTGTGGGATTACTCGAGTCATCTGAAATGGATACGAATAAAATCGGTATGTTCAGCATTAAAGAACGTGTTCGAATTTTAAATGGAACGATAGAAATTAATTCTTCATTGAACAAAGGACTTCACATTTGCATCATTATTTGA
- a CDS encoding FAD-dependent oxidoreductase — MSNVNFDTIIVGNGAIGSSIAYELSSRGQKVALIGKEARESAASTAAGAMNGCYGEVTESLMKSEFGRKKLLMDIKAKNMWEGWLSKLTKDSGDEREVIIAHGTEVILNTAGTRDVDSVNFMKIEQALKENSERYEVIDPDNHVWLEADEQVRPLKALLIPEENAVDPNILLAKLSKAIHNLGGTLFNEHALSVITEGNQVCGIELSEQKIFAKNIIIAAGVHSLDLLDFDLELKNKIPPMFSGYGVSILLELDDIENYNRVIRTPNRAFACGLHCVPRNGKELYIGATNILSDIPRKNAYVSDVQFLLDCAVEQLHLDLFNADIKKIQVGNRPIPADGFPLIGQIKYDGLWLATGTYRDGLHQSPLIAEHLANEISGIVNDIDLSDFHPIRKPLYNTPRHELIAKTTSEMFATGYEYRWDVQPYWHPILEKGMLHSFEEILDELHKEFAPPPEILSLYLTHPKSSKEQLRTYYNAWSE; from the coding sequence ATGAGCAATGTTAATTTCGATACGATTATTGTAGGGAATGGAGCAATAGGATCTTCTATAGCATACGAACTTTCCTCTAGAGGTCAAAAGGTTGCACTTATAGGGAAGGAAGCACGTGAATCAGCAGCATCTACAGCTGCTGGCGCGATGAATGGCTGTTATGGAGAAGTGACTGAAAGTCTTATGAAAAGTGAATTCGGTCGAAAAAAATTATTAATGGACATTAAGGCTAAAAATATGTGGGAAGGTTGGCTATCCAAACTGACGAAAGATTCAGGTGATGAAAGAGAAGTAATCATTGCCCACGGTACGGAAGTAATCCTTAACACGGCAGGAACAAGAGATGTAGATTCTGTTAACTTTATGAAAATTGAACAAGCGCTAAAAGAAAACTCGGAACGCTATGAAGTAATAGATCCAGATAACCACGTATGGCTAGAGGCAGATGAACAAGTAAGACCTCTTAAAGCATTACTAATACCAGAAGAAAATGCAGTTGATCCTAACATTTTATTAGCTAAACTTTCCAAAGCCATTCATAATCTTGGAGGAACCCTTTTCAATGAACATGCACTATCAGTAATTACAGAAGGCAATCAAGTTTGTGGGATTGAACTGAGCGAACAGAAAATTTTTGCAAAAAATATCATTATCGCTGCAGGGGTTCATTCGTTAGATTTATTAGATTTCGATTTAGAATTGAAAAATAAAATACCGCCAATGTTTTCAGGGTACGGTGTGTCAATACTTTTAGAATTAGATGACATAGAAAATTATAACAGGGTCATTCGAACGCCAAATCGAGCATTTGCCTGCGGTTTACATTGCGTTCCTCGAAATGGGAAAGAGCTTTACATCGGTGCAACCAATATACTATCGGATATTCCAAGGAAAAATGCCTATGTATCGGATGTACAATTTTTATTAGATTGTGCAGTAGAACAATTACACTTAGATCTTTTTAATGCCGACATTAAAAAAATTCAAGTTGGAAATAGACCGATACCAGCTGATGGATTCCCGTTAATCGGTCAAATTAAATATGATGGTCTTTGGTTGGCTACAGGAACATATAGAGATGGGTTACACCAATCTCCTTTAATCGCTGAACACTTAGCTAACGAAATAAGTGGGATTGTAAACGATATTGACCTTTCTGATTTTCATCCAATTCGAAAGCCTCTCTATAATACACCAAGACATGAATTGATTGCTAAAACAACATCCGAAATGTTCGCCACTGGTTACGAATATCGTTGGGACGTGCAACCTTATTGGCATCCTATTTTAGAAAAAGGAATGCTTCATAGTTTTGAAGAAATTTTAGACGAGCTACATAAGGAATTTGCTCCACCACCTGAAATCCTTTCTCTTTACCTGACACATCCTAAATCTTCTAAAGAACAGCTAAGAACATACTACAATGCGTGGAGTGAATGA
- a CDS encoding N5-glutamine methyltransferase family protein, protein MMKTKDDYINLLKNAGVWDPVGDYEKIYSQYYFTEAGQNDPIAVKEFEADIHERCNRIPLEHIVGYAELNANRYVVGTGVFIPRIQSLGIVEWLKENKAIAPSSFVYDLCSGSGAIGIEIWKMTNANIVCIEKSDLATKYLKRNILRHNAEKVDVYQGDIKEYFDDMPQKAVEAEIVISNPPYVPKEMAQPPEWGVHHPEESVYAEQDGLDIIYASALFANRALKKDGVVLIEHDENQGESVSAILASNNFYNIQTIVSEKYSDETGLSIFTIGYKL, encoded by the coding sequence ATGATGAAGACAAAAGATGATTATATTAACTTGTTAAAAAACGCAGGAGTTTGGGACCCTGTGGGAGACTACGAAAAAATATACAGTCAATATTATTTTACAGAAGCGGGACAAAATGACCCAATAGCAGTAAAGGAATTTGAGGCAGACATTCATGAAAGATGTAATAGAATTCCGTTGGAGCATATTGTAGGCTACGCAGAACTGAACGCTAATAGATATGTTGTTGGAACAGGCGTTTTTATACCGAGAATTCAAAGTTTGGGGATCGTTGAGTGGCTGAAAGAAAATAAAGCAATTGCTCCGAGTTCTTTCGTATATGACTTATGTTCTGGTTCGGGTGCAATCGGGATAGAAATTTGGAAAATGACAAATGCAAACATTGTCTGTATAGAAAAATCAGATTTAGCTACTAAGTATCTCAAGCGAAACATTTTGCGTCATAATGCCGAGAAGGTTGACGTTTATCAAGGAGACATCAAAGAATATTTTGATGATATGCCACAAAAAGCAGTCGAAGCAGAGATTGTTATATCCAATCCCCCATATGTACCGAAAGAAATGGCGCAACCCCCTGAGTGGGGGGTGCATCATCCAGAAGAATCGGTCTATGCAGAGCAGGATGGCCTAGATATTATTTATGCTTCAGCTTTATTTGCCAATAGAGCATTAAAAAAAGACGGCGTTGTATTAATCGAACATGATGAAAACCAAGGAGAAAGCGTCAGTGCGATATTAGCAAGCAATAATTTTTATAACATCCAAACAATCGTAAGCGAGAAATATTCTGACGAGACAGGACTCTCCATCTTTACTATAGGTTATAAGCTATAA
- a CDS encoding sensor histidine kinase — protein sequence MAFFKANKVIDRLNKMIDNAIEGRPIENGFDESKLSALETKLSHYLTANSATKIQLADEKSQINQLISDISHQTKTPLANILLYTQLLAESELSDYDQNCVAALTQQAEKLNFLISSLVKASRLETGIITVTPTNNNVANMLETVIEQATPKAIGKNIALTVDSRDVEAVFDPKWTVEALYNIVDNAIKYTPSGGSVQLSVTPYQLFCRIDVADTGLGISEDETAKIFSRFYRSQEVTDKEGVGLGLYLAREIITAQGGYIKVKSRLGVGSVFSVFLPIKN from the coding sequence ATGGCGTTTTTTAAAGCAAATAAGGTCATTGATCGATTAAACAAAATGATTGATAATGCGATAGAGGGAAGACCTATTGAAAATGGATTTGATGAAAGCAAGCTGTCTGCGCTGGAAACTAAATTATCCCACTATCTTACAGCAAACAGTGCCACAAAAATACAGTTAGCTGACGAAAAATCACAAATCAATCAACTGATTTCCGATATATCTCATCAAACGAAAACGCCTCTTGCTAATATTCTGCTCTATACTCAACTTTTAGCGGAAAGTGAGCTGTCTGACTATGATCAAAACTGTGTGGCAGCTTTAACGCAGCAGGCAGAAAAATTAAACTTTCTTATTTCTTCTCTTGTAAAAGCATCTCGGCTTGAAACGGGAATTATTACAGTTACCCCTACAAACAACAACGTAGCGAACATGCTTGAAACGGTTATAGAGCAGGCTACACCGAAAGCTATAGGAAAAAACATTGCTTTAACGGTAGATAGTAGGGATGTAGAGGCAGTCTTTGATCCAAAATGGACAGTGGAGGCACTATACAACATTGTAGATAATGCCATTAAATATACACCTAGTGGCGGAAGTGTCCAGTTATCTGTCACTCCGTATCAGCTTTTTTGCAGGATTGATGTGGCTGATACAGGACTCGGTATTTCAGAGGATGAAACGGCAAAGATTTTTTCTCGTTTTTATCGTTCACAGGAGGTAACCGACAAAGAAGGCGTCGGCCTTGGTCTTTACCTTGCGAGAGAAATCATTACAGCCCAAGGCGGATATATAAAGGTCAAGTCTAGGTTGGGAGTTGGCTCTGTTTTCTCGGTGTTTCTTCCAATTAAAAATTGA
- a CDS encoding polyprenyl synthetase family protein produces MSLDVNNRLYSTMVDILETYVTNKDMKTQIYEFIDFKKEEGYLFGELVVLHYVIYNNKIENHIFKVAAAIELLILSFDILDDIEDQDNLSSPWVQHQNLSLNISSYLLFLCQLIIKESDFKHKYIALELLITKALRAIEGQHIDLLNNISCEDRYIDMVVLKSGSLTELACLIGTVLANPDKATEVQFYGSHIGVIGQIQNDMEGMKCWDGKNDLLNKKWTLPILYLLAVEQNHPVIEKIQNYYNGSIEKHEILELAKVIESLLEETGAFLYSKVTQQLYRNKAESSIMSLSITKKYKEALLKYI; encoded by the coding sequence ATGAGTTTAGATGTTAATAATCGATTGTATTCAACTATGGTAGATATTTTAGAGACTTATGTAACGAATAAGGATATGAAAACGCAGATATATGAATTTATCGACTTTAAGAAAGAGGAAGGTTATTTATTTGGGGAGTTAGTCGTACTCCATTATGTGATTTATAACAATAAAATAGAAAATCACATTTTTAAAGTAGCAGCGGCAATTGAACTTCTTATTTTATCTTTTGATATTTTAGATGATATTGAAGACCAAGATAATCTTTCATCGCCTTGGGTTCAACACCAAAATTTATCGTTAAATATTTCAAGTTACTTACTCTTTTTATGTCAGTTAATCATTAAAGAATCCGATTTTAAACATAAATATATAGCATTAGAACTCTTGATCACAAAAGCTTTGCGTGCTATTGAAGGACAACATATCGATTTATTAAACAATATATCTTGTGAAGATCGCTATATTGACATGGTTGTTTTAAAGTCTGGGTCCTTAACGGAGTTAGCTTGTTTAATAGGAACTGTTCTTGCGAATCCGGATAAAGCAACTGAAGTTCAATTTTACGGTAGTCACATCGGGGTAATTGGTCAGATTCAAAATGATATGGAAGGTATGAAATGTTGGGATGGGAAAAATGATTTGCTGAATAAAAAATGGACTTTACCCATTTTATATTTGTTAGCCGTGGAACAAAATCATCCGGTGATAGAAAAAATCCAAAACTATTACAACGGTAGTATAGAAAAACACGAAATATTGGAGCTAGCTAAAGTGATTGAATCACTGTTAGAAGAAACAGGTGCTTTTCTTTATTCAAAAGTCACCCAACAACTGTATCGGAACAAGGCTGAATCCAGCATCATGTCATTATCAATTACTAAAAAATATAAAGAAGCACTACTTAAATACATTTAA
- a CDS encoding response regulator transcription factor, giving the protein MIRVLIVDDHPAVRTGTKAILETAGMEVTILKNIDEIIQAASNPTFDIFLVDLYMPDINGLELSKRILQVNPEAKIVIYTGFDINTHFDLLINAGIAGFVSKMSSSEQLVNAIYCALNEEVIIPLSLLRQLRRNSISSNNNFEENSIITLSNKEQNILELISKGYTNKMIAEELYVSQRTIEYSLTKIFSKLKANSRIEALQIAQKYGLISNLFIPDS; this is encoded by the coding sequence TTGATTAGAGTTTTAATTGTGGACGATCATCCTGCAGTACGAACGGGTACAAAGGCTATTTTGGAAACTGCAGGTATGGAAGTCACGATATTAAAAAATATCGATGAAATTATCCAAGCTGCCTCTAACCCAACATTCGATATTTTTCTTGTAGATTTGTATATGCCTGACATTAATGGACTGGAACTGTCTAAAAGAATTTTACAAGTAAATCCTGAGGCGAAAATTGTCATTTATACAGGTTTTGATATTAATACCCATTTTGATTTATTAATTAATGCAGGTATTGCTGGTTTTGTAAGCAAAATGTCCAGCTCTGAACAGCTCGTAAATGCTATTTATTGTGCATTGAATGAAGAAGTAATCATTCCACTATCTTTATTACGCCAACTCCGGAGAAATTCGATTTCTTCTAATAATAATTTTGAAGAGAATAGTATTATCACGCTTTCGAATAAGGAACAAAATATCCTTGAGCTTATTTCCAAAGGTTACACAAATAAAATGATTGCGGAAGAGTTATATGTCAGCCAACGTACAATCGAATACAGCTTAACTAAAATTTTTTCAAAATTAAAAGCAAATTCTAGAATTGAAGCACTACAAATAGCTCAAAAATATGGCTTAATCTCTAATCTATTTATTCCGGATAGCTAA
- the comX gene encoding competence pheromone ComX gives MKNIIHYLMKDTEVLHLLKNNKICIIGISPEENKALIDVVLSKKPQLQAYYWK, from the coding sequence ATGAAAAACATCATTCACTATCTAATGAAAGACACTGAAGTTTTACATCTCTTAAAAAACAATAAAATTTGTATTATAGGTATCTCTCCAGAAGAGAATAAGGCTCTTATAGACGTTGTTTTAAGTAAAAAACCGCAGTTGCAAGCCTATTACTGGAAATAA
- a CDS encoding ABC transporter permease, with product MLKVNSKRTIHLLAKSSFKASRMRNLFAIVAIILTSVMFSGLFTVATSLVASIEESTMRQVGGSAHGSFKYLSKAQYDALKTHPDIKDISFSVVLGVGENKELAKHPTEIRYTSGENNAKGMFSMPTTGKLPQNDDEIATDTLVLKQLGVSAKLGQKVTLDYSLAGEKISKTFTLVGYWTGDKVMQASQAWVNKSYVEKQLANYKPSKQGYDVGLINADVNFKNSFRIESKLQKVIVDSGFSLDDIDYGVNWAYAGNGESLDISTIVATVGAILMIAFSGYLMIANVFTISVANDVRYYGLIKTIGTTPKQIRKLIRRQAMWLCFIGLPIGLLVGYLVGMMLVPIVLSIMNTDVIKISAHPLIFILSSIFSAVTVFVSVSKPSKIAAKVSPIEALRVTDNSAGSKRKIKKGTKVNLWTMAYSNLARNKKKVVLVSISLSLGLVILNATYSIANSFDMDEYLSRSIMNDFAVGDVSNFNVNLNYSNQDTLSEGFFSELSLQEGIESINNIYFTEYEVPTGPRFVDIPKQLAKEYGADSKRVEALKRYAQEPKQLLHLYGLDEGALQKLILLHGKIEEQKLYSGKYVIAAPFDAQGNILYYAIGDKIQLPDPTGQMLEYEVLAVADIPESISARHSHPLTPTFYLPSQVFLEQIEQKAPMLSTIDVQDSAMEKMERFLANYSTNTDQNMEFESKASLAAEFENLQKTLKIVGITISILVAFIGIMNFINSVITSINARRRELAMLQSIGMLNRQVIKMLILESTMYILLTIAATLTIGSAICYLGLNAFTAGAAYMKLYFTVVPSLLCLPILLVIAIIVPVMCQKVISKSSIVERLRKIE from the coding sequence ATGCTTAAAGTAAATAGTAAAAGAACCATTCATTTGCTTGCAAAAAGTTCGTTCAAAGCAAGTAGAATGAGAAACTTATTTGCTATCGTTGCAATTATTTTGACTTCGGTCATGTTTTCGGGGCTATTTACAGTAGCTACAAGCCTTGTTGCATCGATTGAGGAAAGTACTATGCGACAGGTGGGCGGCAGTGCACATGGTAGCTTTAAATATCTGTCAAAAGCGCAATATGACGCGCTGAAAACGCATCCTGATATTAAAGATATTTCTTTCTCTGTCGTTTTGGGCGTGGGTGAAAATAAGGAGCTAGCCAAACACCCTACTGAAATTCGATACACTAGCGGTGAAAACAATGCAAAGGGTATGTTTTCTATGCCGACAACAGGAAAACTTCCACAAAATGATGATGAAATTGCCACAGACACACTCGTTTTAAAGCAACTTGGTGTTTCTGCGAAGCTAGGTCAGAAGGTTACCTTAGACTATTCTTTAGCAGGGGAAAAAATAAGCAAAACCTTTACACTGGTAGGTTATTGGACAGGTGATAAGGTTATGCAGGCAAGTCAAGCATGGGTGAACAAAAGCTATGTGGAGAAGCAACTTGCCAATTACAAACCAAGTAAGCAGGGCTATGATGTAGGTCTTATCAACGCTGATGTCAATTTCAAGAACAGTTTTCGTATTGAAAGCAAGCTGCAAAAAGTGATTGTAGACAGTGGGTTCAGTCTGGACGACATTGATTATGGCGTCAACTGGGCTTATGCCGGAAACGGTGAATCTCTAGACATAAGTACCATCGTTGCGACTGTTGGTGCCATTTTAATGATTGCTTTTAGTGGTTATTTAATGATTGCTAATGTATTTACAATTAGTGTGGCAAATGATGTACGGTACTATGGACTGATTAAAACAATTGGTACAACTCCAAAGCAAATTCGCAAATTGATACGTAGACAGGCGATGTGGCTCTGTTTCATCGGTTTGCCAATTGGGTTGCTAGTTGGATATCTTGTGGGAATGATGCTAGTTCCGATTGTCTTGTCTATTATGAACACCGATGTCATTAAAATATCAGCTCATCCACTTATCTTTATTTTGTCTAGTATTTTTTCAGCAGTCACTGTTTTTGTCAGTGTTTCAAAGCCGTCAAAAATTGCGGCAAAAGTCAGTCCGATTGAAGCGCTTCGTGTTACAGATAACAGTGCAGGGAGTAAACGGAAGATAAAGAAAGGGACTAAAGTAAATTTGTGGACGATGGCCTATTCAAATCTTGCTCGCAATAAAAAGAAGGTCGTGCTTGTCTCCATCTCACTTTCTTTAGGGCTTGTGATTTTAAATGCTACCTATTCGATTGCAAACAGCTTTGATATGGATGAATATTTAAGCCGTTCTATCATGAACGATTTTGCAGTGGGAGACGTGTCTAACTTTAATGTCAATCTCAACTATAGCAACCAAGACACGTTAAGCGAAGGCTTTTTCTCTGAGCTGTCCTTACAAGAAGGCATCGAAAGCATCAATAACATCTATTTTACAGAATATGAAGTACCAACAGGGCCGCGCTTTGTCGATATTCCTAAACAATTGGCGAAGGAATATGGCGCAGATAGTAAGAGAGTTGAAGCACTTAAACGCTATGCTCAAGAACCAAAACAACTATTGCACCTGTATGGTCTTGATGAGGGTGCTTTGCAAAAGTTAATCTTACTGCATGGCAAAATAGAGGAGCAAAAGCTTTATTCGGGAAAATATGTGATAGCTGCACCATTTGATGCACAAGGCAATATTTTATACTATGCAATCGGTGACAAAATTCAGCTTCCAGATCCAACCGGACAAATGCTGGAATATGAAGTGCTTGCTGTTGCGGACATTCCAGAAAGCATAAGCGCAAGACACTCGCATCCGTTAACGCCAACATTTTATTTGCCAAGCCAAGTCTTTTTAGAGCAAATTGAACAAAAAGCCCCAATGCTAAGCACGATTGATGTGCAAGATAGCGCAATGGAAAAAATGGAGCGTTTTTTAGCAAACTATAGTACTAACACCGACCAAAACATGGAATTTGAATCCAAGGCGTCTTTAGCGGCAGAATTTGAAAACTTGCAAAAAACGTTGAAAATCGTTGGGATTACCATCAGCATTCTAGTGGCTTTCATTGGCATTATGAATTTCATCAATTCTGTCATTACCTCCATCAATGCACGTCGACGAGAGCTTGCGATGCTACAAAGTATCGGTATGCTAAATAGACAGGTAATTAAAATGCTTATACTGGAAAGTACCATGTATATTCTGCTAACTATAGCTGCAACGCTTACTATTGGAAGTGCAATTTGCTATCTGGGCCTAAATGCATTTACAGCAGGGGCAGCCTATATGAAGCTATATTTTACAGTTGTTCCATCACTGCTATGTCTTCCAATACTTCTTGTCATAGCAATAATAGTTCCTGTCATGTGCCAAAAGGTCATTTCAAAAAGCAGTATTGTAGAGCGATTACGTAAAATAGAGTAG